The genomic interval CTTCTATTTTCATTTTCGAAGTAGAATTAATTAAATCTGCCACGTCCAGTTCGATTAATTTTTTGTTTGGATCCTTGTGAACTCTGTACCATGCAAGTAAATCCTTTGCGACTCCTAAATGACTTGTTGCATCTGCTCGATTTGGAGTCAATCCTATTTCAAAAATAATATCTGAGCTTAAATTCAAATATTCACTGGCTTGAGTTCCAGGTACTGCATCAGGATTCAGAATTAAAAGTCCATCATGATTTGCACTGATCCCTAATTCATCTTCAGCACACAACATTCCATCAGAAGCTTCTCCACGTATTTTTCCTTTTTTTATTGTAAACGATTCACCTGAAAAAGGATATAAAGTTGTTCCTTCCGTTGCTAAAAAAACTTTTTGACCTGCAGCAACATTCGGCGCACCGCAAACTACTTGAAGCAATTCCCCGGCACCAGTATTTACTTTTGTAAGATGCAAGCGATCTGCTCCGGGATGTTTCCAACATTCAACAACTTCGGCTACGATAACTCCCTTTAACCCTCCTTTAATTTCTTCTTCAATTTCCAGGCTTTCCACTTCAAGACCTAAAGAAGTAAGAATATTTGAAATTTCTTCTGGAGTTTCAGATATGTCAATATAGTTCCTTAGCCAGTTTAATGAAATTCTCATAAATTTATATTAAAGCGCGAAGTTAAGGATTATTAAGTGAATCTAAAATCAATCATCTTAATAAAAGTCCAAGATTAGCTACATTGATTATACGCTGAGAATAAATTAGCATCCAATCCAACGAGCATTTTTAGGTTTCGATATGACAACTGCCATCGGCCATTTAATTTTGCGAATTTTGCGATATTTCTCCGTGTCTTTGGGATTATTAAATTGAGTTTTCCATGTGATTCAAAGTTTTACAAACCGTCCAACACGATAAAGCAACAAATTAAACACACTTCAAAATTAGTTAATTGTCTAATTTAAATACTATTCTTTTAATCCCATATTTTATTAAAGTAACATTAAAATTAATTAACAATCCTAATTTACATTTTGAAAGTTTTAGATACGTTAGCACTTGTGCAGCATGAATATCATGCCAGCCTTCGATTGCCTTTATTTCAATAATAACTTTGTCATTAATTAAAAAATCAACTCGATATGCAATATTCATTTTAATAGAATTGTAAATAACTGGCAGGGGCATCTGCCTGTTTATTTTTAAACCGGATAATGAAAACTCATAATTTAAACACTCTTCATACACACTTTCCAACAACCCAGGACCCAAAGTTTTATGGACTTTATAAGCACAATCAACAGCAATTTTGGATATTTCATTTTCATTCATAAAATTTGAATTTCCAGATAACAAATAATGAAATTCAAAGATAAAATAGAATATAGCCTTCCAACCAGAATTGAAAACACTTTTTATTGAATCAAGGTACTTATTTATTGAAACCCTTTAATTTGAAAACTAAAAAGGTTTATTAGAATTCGAATTGAACTTCCCCAAACCATTTCCTCTTCGCGATCTTCCCAAATCTCTTTCCTCTTCGCGATCTTCCCATAACTATTTCCACTTTGCGCTCTTCCCCCAACTCTATCCTCTTTGCGAACTTCCAACCTACTCTATCCACTTTGCGCTCTTCCACCAACCATATCCACTTTGCGATCTTCCCCCAATCATATCCACTTTGCGATCTTCCCCCAACTCTATCCTCTTTGCGATCTTCCAACCTACTCTATCCTCTTTGCGCTCTCCGCGTTCCTCCCTTCGCGTCTTTGCGATTTTTGAATTATTTCACTTTGGTTTCCGCAGCTTGAAGAATATACTTTTCATTTTCATCTAAAGAAACATAAGCAAATACATCACAATGGATTGGATTCCATAAGATGGAATCTTGAGGTAGCACAAAACTATATTCCTTTTCAAATAGTTCGCCTACAGAAATACTACTTGCAATTTTATCGCCAGCTATAGAAGTGATCATTTTTCGAAGTGCATGATTATGTTCAAAATCTACCAACTTTCCGGAGTTATCCAATTGGTCTGCAATGATTTCAGATTCTGTAATTCCACAATGCAAATGAATAGATTTTGAGATTGCTAACAAACCTTTTACACTTAATTTTACTTTTAATTCTCGCGTTGCATCATTAAATTCACTTGCAATTTTCAATTCTACTTGTGGATCTTTCTTTAATTCAGTTTCAACAAATGTTCTCCAGGTATCCGGAGTTCCAAAGCGATAAGTTTGTCCTGAAACATCATAAAATCGATTAAAAGCAGCTTCCGGTTTTGCAAACCAACTACCTAAAAAATCTTCAATTAATTGGGCATCTGGAGTTCTTAAATCGGCTTGTCCTTTGGTAGCTGGTTGTGCTAAAAATTTTGAATGTACTGCGATCACAATTACATTGTTGGGATACAAATCTTGAATTAATTTTGATTGAATAATTCCTGGTGGACAATTAACACAGGATGCACCGGTAAATTCTTCAATGACGACTACTCGTTTTGAAGTTGTTGGGTTATTATTTGGAAGATTTATTGTTTGTTCCCAATCCGCACAAGAAAAAAATCCGGAAAGAAAAAAAACAAGAATTGCAAATTTAATTTGATATATTGATTTCATAATTTTTTGAATTAAAAGGTGCTTGTTATGCTTGCGCGAATTCCACTGAATGCAGGTTCTAATCTGCAAATACCTCCAGAGCAAATAATGCCTTCAATTTGTTTCGTATAACGCAAGGCAAATCGATTAGATCCCTTTGAAAAAACAAGGCCAGCTGATGGATAATTCAAAGCTGTTTTCCCTTTTGTAGGTTTGGTATTATACATATCTGATACTTCAATTAACCAATGGGGTGCAAAACCCAATTCTGCCAAGCCATAAATCCAGCTTCCAATATCTTCCTTATTATCCATATATTGAGTTTCTATGCGAAGGGACGTTTTACGATTAAATTTATATAGAAATTCTGCAAACGGTGTAAAGGTTTCTACATCTGGTTCGTCAA from Saprospiraceae bacterium carries:
- a CDS encoding GxxExxY protein, whose product is MNENEISKIAVDCAYKVHKTLGPGLLESVYEECLNYEFSLSGLKINRQMPLPVIYNSIKMNIAYRVDFLINDKVIIEIKAIEGWHDIHAAQVLTYLKLSKCKLGLLINFNVTLIKYGIKRIVFKLDN
- a CDS encoding Omp28-related outer membrane protein, with product MKSIYQIKFAILVFFLSGFFSCADWEQTINLPNNNPTTSKRVVVIEEFTGASCVNCPPGIIQSKLIQDLYPNNVIVIAVHSKFLAQPATKGQADLRTPDAQLIEDFLGSWFAKPEAAFNRFYDVSGQTYRFGTPDTWRTFVETELKKDPQVELKIASEFNDATRELKVKLSVKGLLAISKSIHLHCGITESEIIADQLDNSGKLVDFEHNHALRKMITSIAGDKIASSISVGELFEKEYSFVLPQDSILWNPIHCDVFAYVSLDENEKYILQAAETKVK